A region of the Nocardia asteroides genome:
CATGCTCGACCACGCCCGGCTGGTCCGGATCGATGGCGACGCGGTCGACATCGTAGGCACCGGTGGTGACCGGTCCGGCTCGGTGAACATCTCCACCATGTCCTCGATCGTCGTGGCAGCGGCGGGCATTCCCGTGGTCAAGCACGGCAACCGGGCCGCGTCGTCGAAGAGCGGCGGTGCGGACGTGCTGGAGGCGCTGGGCGTGAAGCTCGCCCTCGGCCCCGAGGCGGTGGCGCGGTGTGTGCGGGAGGTCGGTATCGGCTTCTGCTTCGCGGCGGTGTTCCACCCCGCTCTCCGGTACGCCGGGGCGGCGCGCAGCCAGATCGGCATTCCAACGGTCTTCAACGTGCTCGGGCCGCTGACCAACCCCGCGCAGCCGCGTGCCGGGCTGGTCGGCTGCGCGTTCCCCGAACTGCTGCCGGTGATGGCGGGCGTGTTCGCCGAACGCGGTGCGAGCGCGCTGGTGGTGCGCGGCAACGACGGGCTCGACGAGATCACCACCTCGGACACCACCGAGGCGTGGATCGTCTCGGGCGGCCGGACGCGCCGGACCACCATCGATCCCACTCGCATCGGCGTCCCCCGCGTGGATCTGGACGCGCTGCGCGGCGGTGATGCCGAGGTCAACGCGGGTGTGGCCCGCGATGTGTTCGCCGGTCGCGCCGGCGCGGTACGGGACGCGGTACTGCTGAATTCGGCCGCCGCGATCGTGACCTACGACTGGTCGCGCGGCGCGGGCGATCCGGAGGCGGACCTGCATACCGCGCTCGCCGCCGGCATCGACCGCGCCGCCGAGGCGATCGACACGGGCAGCGCCGCCGCGCTGCTGGAGCGCTGGGCGAAGCTGACGCAGACGCTCGGCGAGGCCTGAACCGGCGCACGGAGCGAGCCGTCACCCGCCGGGCTACTCGCCCAGCGAGAACCCGGCTTCGACTTCGGCGCGCGAGTACGACTTGAACGCGATGTGCGTCGTGGTGCGCACGACGCCCGGCGTCTTGTCGATCCGGCCGGTCACCACCTCGGCTATCTGCTCGTGGTCGCGCACCCGCACGATCGCGATCAAGTCCACGTCACCCGCGCAGGAGTAGACCTCGGCGACGCCCTCGGTGTCCGCGACCGCTTGCGCGGTCTCGGGGATGCGGCCGTTGTCGGCGTGAATCAAGACGATCGCGGTAATCATGGTGCTCAGCCTAAGCGGTCGAGGTAGGCCTGTTCGGTCGGTTGGGCGCGTACCGCCGCATCGGCGAGATCCGCCCAGCCGAGCCACCGCGCCGCGCCGAATATCGGCTCGCGGTATCCCTCGGTGGTCCGCACGATCCGCACCCCGGGCCGCGCCAGCCAGCGCGCGACCAGCGCCACCTCTTCCGGCGAGGCGCCGCGCAACGGTGGGGCGTCGTCCAGGTACGCGGCGGCCTGATCCGAAGCATCGGGGCGCGATCCGACGAGCATCGACGACTCCGACAGCGGCGCCATCTCTCGGGTCGAGCGCGCCGATGCGGCCGGTGTCGAATTCTCTTGCCGCTGTGCGTGCGTCGGGTCGGCGGTGGGCGGATGCGGCGCTGTGGTGCGGTGCGAAGCCTCCGCCCCGGCTGTCACAAGGGGTTCCGTAGTCGGCTCGGCATGGACGTGTCCTAGCGTCGTCTCCCCGGCCGGATGTGCCTCGACGAAAACCCCTGCCGGAACCACGGTCTCGGCGGACGCGACGATCTGTTCCACGATCGGCATCGGCGGCACGCCGCGCGGGGCGGTGCCCGCGCCGGCCAGACGGCCGTACCGGATGACCGCGAACTCCCATCCGCCGTTATCGTCGGGATGCGCGGCGACCAGTTCGGCTATGCGTGCCACCGCGGCCAGTCGCTGTGTACGGCGCAGCGCGCGCACCACCCGGGCCGCGCGGTCGCGCACGCGCGCGGCCGCTTCGAAGTGCTGTGCCCGCGAATGGGTTTCGATGCGATCGAGCATGGAACGGATCGGCGCGTCGCTGCGCCCGGCGAACAGCGCGCGCACGAGCGCGGGCGCGGGGGCGTACTCCGCCATATCCGGCACCCTTCCCCTAGATCCCGCCGGACACCCGCCGACGAGCGTGGGCGGACATTCGTGCACCGCCCTCCGGGACAATCGCGTCGTGCAGGTGCGCAGCCCGGTGAACTCCGCGATGATCAGGCCGAGGTCGGCCGCGTCGTTACGAGAGTTGAACGGTCCCAAGGCGTCCCGCGTGGGTTCCCGCACCACCGAGAACCGGGGGAACGGCTCGTCGGTGAGGGTGAGCCACCAGGCCCGCTTCGGGAACTTGGACCGGCGATTGTAGGGCGGGGTGTGCGCCACCAGCAGCCGCAGTTCGCGCACCCCCGCCTCGAGCGCGTGCGCGCACACCACATGGTCGACCCGGGTCGCCAGCGACACCATTTCCTTCATTCGGCCCCGGGTCTCCGAACCGGTGAAGTAGTTACGGACGCGTCGGCGCAAGTTCACGGCCGTCCCTATATATAGGACTTCATCGGAAGGACCGCGGAACAGATACACGCCCGGACCGGCGGGGAGATCGGCCGCGAGGACGCGTTTGGATCGCTGCCGGGGGGTGACGTCGGGCAGATAGTCGAGCAGCTCGGTGAGACTGTGGACGCCCTGGTTCCCGACTCGTCCGATGAGCGCGTGCAAGACGTCGACGGTCGCACGGGCGTCTTCGAGGGCGCGGTGGGTGGGCTGTGTGGCGGCGCCGAGCAACCGGGCCAGCGAGCTCAATCGCACCGAGGGCGCTTCGTCTCGGCCGAGCACCCGCCGGGCCAGTTTCACGGTGCACAGCACCTGCGCGGCCGGCCACGCGGTGTCGCACTGCGCCGCGGCGGCGCGCAGGAACGCCATGTCGAACCGGGCGTTGTGCGCGACCAGCACCGCGCCCGACGCGAATTCCAGGAAGCCGGGCAGCACCGCCTCGATCCGCGGGGCGGCGTACACCATCGCGGTGGTGATACCGGTGACGTGCACGACGGCGGGCGGTATCGAGCGTCCCGGGTTGACCAACGTCGCGAACTCGCCGAGCACCTCCCCGCCTCGCACCTTGACCGCGCCGATCTCGGTGATGCCGTCCGCCCCGGGACTGGTGCCGGTGGTCTCCAGGTCCACGACCACGAACGTGGTGTCGTAGAGCGGGGTGTCGAGCTCGTCGAAGGCCAGTTGCTGGGCAGCGGCGGGGCGCGGCGCGGGGTCGGACACGGCGTGCAGCGTAGGGCCACGGTCCGACAGGAACGGGGCGTCCCAGCGCGCCCTGATATGCCCGAATGACATCGGGGGGATTCGAGCGCGATACCCGGGAAATGATCTAGAAATGCGCAAATGAGATCTAGATCACAAATCAGAGAAATCTGTATCAAACATTGCGGCGAGTCCATCGAAATGAGAGTGATCCAGGCCGGGCGTGTCGGCCGCCGGTGGCCCTACAGCGTACAAACCGGCGACCATAGTGCGATTTACGGCCAATTTTCCTCTGCGACCTGCCTAAACGCTCGCCAGACCACCGCGCGGCGACCAGCCGGTTCCACCCACTGCATCCGGCTGCGGAGCGGGCCTACTTCTCGCGATTTCGCAGTCGTTATCTTTTCGTGATGCGCTGGGACGCATCTCACACCGAATCGACCGCCAATTGTTGAGCGACTCCTTTTCGCATTCCCTCTGCCTTTACAAATCACCGTGATGTGTTCGTAACCTTTTCGAGACCTCACGGAGTCCGCCGCGCCCACTGGTGCGGCGCCGACGAAGTCCGCGGCACCACCGGGTGCGGCGTCGTGAGGCAGATTGGGAGTACCGCATCATGACGACCAACGCCGTCAAGCGTCACGCACAGCGCGCTGTTGCCGCCGGGGCCGTCGGCGCTGCCACCCTCGGGGCGTTCCTGCTTCCGGCAGCGCCCGCGTCTGCCCAGCCGGTGACCATCCCCGGTGTGGGAACCTTCGAAGTCCCGAACGAACTCCCGGTTCCGCCGGCGCTCCCGGGCGTCGAGCTGCCGGGTCCCGCTCCGCTTCCCTTCGCCGCGCCCAAGAGCTCCGGCGAAGTCGCCCTCGACGCCGCTCTGAGCAAGGTCGGCTCGCCGTACGTCTACGGCGCCGCGGGCCCCAACTCGTTCGACTGCTCCGGCCTGGTCCAGTGGTCCTACCGGCAGGCGGGCGTCGAACTGCCGCGCACCAGCGGCGCGCAGCTCGCCGCGGGCAGCCCCGTCTCGGTGGACGACCTACAGCCCGGCGACCTCGTCTCCTTCTACGGCGGCGGCCACTCCGGCCTGTACGCCGGTGACGGCAACGTGGTGCACGCGGCCACCTCCGGTACGCCCGTGCAGGTGGCGCCGATCTCCTCGATGCCGATCGCGGGCGCTCGCCGCTTCTGAGAACGGGCGCTCGCCGCTTCTGAGAAGCAGCTGGTCGGGCCGCACCCGCGCGGCCCGGCCGCACCACGGCCCTGTGATCGTTTCGTGCTCTACTGGACACCGACGAGGACCGTTCCGTAACCTAACCGAGACCTTCGATTGATTACCCCGGTTCGCGGCTCGCAAACCACGGGTTCGAACGAAGGCCGATGCGTCGGTTTCACGAGAGATCGCTTCACGAGAGAACGGGGCACTGCGGGCTGTGGCTGAACATCACCGGAGACAGCGAACCAAACGTCTCATGGGAGGAGGGCTGGCAGCCGGGATGCTCGCCGCCGCTCTCTACAGCGGCGCTCCGGCCGGCGCGGATCCGGTCGCCCTCCCAGCGACGGCCTCCGAAGCCGTGCAGCGGATGATCGATCTGTCTCGTCAGTCCGAACAGCTCAACCAGCAAGCGCTGGGAGCGGAAGCCGAACTCGAGGCCAAGCTCGCCGTACAGCGTGACGCCGATGCCCGGCTGGCCGCGAGCACCGACATGGTCGATCGCGCCCGCGACGAAGTCCGGCGGTATCAGCCGGTCATCGACCGCACCGCGATCGCCGCCTATCAAGGCGCCCGCACCAACCGCCTGTTCGCCGTGCTGGTCAGCGACTCACCGCAACAACTGCTCGACCAGATGTCCACACTGGACGTCGTCTCGGCGCAGACCTCCGAACAGCTCGACCGGTACGACAAGGCCACCGACGCCGCGACCGCGGCCGAATCGGCGGCCCGCGCCGCCGCCGACGCCGCCCGTTCCGCTGCGCAGAAGGCCGAGGCCGTGCGCATCGATCTGGAACACAAGCGCAGCGATCTCGGCGGCGCCATCGCCGAGGTGGTGCACGCTTGGGGCGCGCTGTCGGCGAAGGACAAGTCGGCCCTGGCCGGCTCGCCGTTCCCACCCGGGTTCGACCGGGACACCCTCCTGCAGGGCCTCGTTCCCGGCAGCGGCACCAGCGCGCTGGCGGCGGGCCTCACCCGCGTCGGCGACCCCTACGTCTGGGGCGCCACCGGCCCGGACAAGTTCGACTGCTCCGGCCTGGTGCAGTGGGCGTTCAAGCAGGTCGGCAAGAACGTGCCCCGCACGAGCTCGCAGCAGGCCGGTTACGGCACGCCCGTCGCCCAGAAGGATTTGCAACCCGGCGACGTCGTCTTCTTCTACTCGGACATGTCGCACGTCGGCATCTACGCGGGCAACGGTCTCATGCTGCACGCCTCCACCTTCGGCGTCCCCGTCGCGGTCGCGCCCATGGGCTCGACGCCGTTCCATTCGGCTCGGCGATACTAGACGCCGTGAGCGAGCCAATCAGCGGCATTGCACTACCCGCGGCACAACCGACCGGCGACGGGCGACCGTGACCGACCCGCGCGGTCGATACGGCACCCTGGGCCTCGACACCGTGACGGCGGCGGTGACGTGCCGATGACCGGTTTGCGCAGCTTGCGCGCATGGTGGTCGGCGCGACGGCGCTTCGAGTTCTGCCTCACCGTCGCGATGGTGATGGCGCTCACCGGCGTATGTGTCGCGTTGATCATGTTGCCCAACACGGTGCTTCCGAAACCGCGGGCCGCCGAACCCGGCACCGCCGAGGCCGTCGGCCAAGCGGCGGCCGCCGATCCGCGACTGGCCGAGGTGCGGCGCCTCATCGAACCGTTCGGACCGATCATCGCCCGCGAGGTGGCGACCGGCGACGGACGGCGGTCGGTGGTCGTCGGGCACCCCGACCAGCGGAGCGACATCGAGGTTCTGGAGAGTGCGCTCGCCGACGCCATCGCCGCGGTGACCGACGTGTGGGGTCCGAGCTGGGCGCAGTCCGCGCTCGTCGTCGTCGCCTCCTCCCCGTCCGAGTTCGCCGCCCTGGTGCGCTCGGCCGGCCTCCTGCCCGCCGAAGTCGCCGCCGCCTCGGTCGCCGACCCGTTCACGCCGGGTACTCGACCCACCGGCCAGCGCGTCGTCTTCGGTCCCGACGCGGGGCGCCGCCTCGATCCCGAGGGCATGGCCACCCTGCTGCGGCACGAACTCACCCACATCGCGGCCCGCGCCGACACCGTCGACGGCGCCCCGCTGTGGATGCTGGAGGGTTTCGCCGACTACATCGCGCATCACGGCCAGGGCGAGCGGTTCACCGATATCGCCCCCACGCTCACCGCCCATGCCCACGTCGGCCGGATCCCCGAGGTTCTGCCCGCCGACGCCGACTTCTCCGGCCCCGACGCCGCGCTCACCTATGAAATCGCCTGGTCGATCTGCGCTTTCGTCGCCGAGAAATACGATCAACCCCGCCTCGTCCAGCTCTATCACCGCATCGCGGCTGGCAAGCAGGACCCGGCTGGCGAAGAGCTCGTCCTCGGCGAAGTACTCGGCACCACCCGCACCGCTTTCCTCGACGACTGGCGTTCCTGGCTCCGAGCAGTCGCGTAGGCCGAGACAGAGCGAGCGGCGATCGCTCGGACGCGAGCCACAAGGGGCCACGAACACGCCGCGACGCAGTCGCGCAGATCCGACACAGTATTTTGTTGCGCATGGCCCGAACTTTGCTGGTTACCAATGATTTCCCGCCGCGGCCGGGCGGTATCCAGTCGTATCTGCAGGCGTTGGCCGGTGAGCTGCCGCCGGATGACCTGGTTGTCTACGCTCCGCGCTGGCGTGGCGACAGTCATCTGAAGTTCGATGCCGAACAGAAATTCCAGGTCGTTCGTCATCCCACGACGCTGATGCTGCCGACTCCGCTCGTGCTGCGCCGGGCCACGCGTCTGCTGCGGAGCGAGAACTGCGACACGGTGTGGTTCGGGGCGGCGGCGCCGCTGGCGCTGATGTCGCCGGCGCTGCGCCGTGCGGGCGCCGAACGCATCCTGGCCAGTACCCACGGTCACGAAGTCGGCTGGTCGATGGTGCCGGGGGCCAGGCAGGCGCTGCGAGCCATCGGCGAGCACACCGACGTGGTCACCTACGTCAGCCGCTACACCCGTCGCCGATTCGCCTCCGCGTTCGGTGCGAACGCGGCGATGGAGTATCTGCCGCCCGGGGTGGACACCGATGTGTTCCGTCCGGATCCGGCGGCGCGGGCGGAGCTGCGCGAACGTTACGGCCTGGGCGACCGTCCGACCGTCTTGTGCCTGTCCCGGCTGGTGCCGAGGAAGGGCCAGGACGCGCTGATCCTGGCGATGCGCGAGATCCGCGAGCGGGTCGAGGGCGCGGTGCTGGTGATCGCGGGCGGTGGCCCCTTCGCGGACAAGCTGCGCGCCCTCGCGGTCGCCGCGGGCGTCGACGACGACGTGGTGTTCACCGGCCGCGTCCCGTCCGGCGAACTGGCCGCGCATCACACGCTGGCCGACGTCTTCGCGATGCCCTGCCGGACCCGGGGCGCCGGCCTGGACGTGGAGGGTCTCGGCATCGTCTACCTGGAAGCGTCCGCGTCGGGCGTTCCGGTAGTGGCGGGCAATTCCGGCGGTGCGCCGGAAACCGTGATCGAGGGCGAGACCGGGCGCGTGGTGGACGGCCGCTCCGTGCGGCAGATCGCCGACGCGGTGGTGGAGATCCTGTCGGATCGGGATGCCGCCGCACGGATGGGCGCGGCGGGGCGCGCGTTCGTCGAGCAGCAGTGGCGCTGGGACAACCTGGGCGCGCGCCTGCGACAGCTGCTGCGGTGATCCGCGTCGCATCTACTACGCTCAGCGGAGTGAGCAGTATCCAGGTCGCAGATCAGACCTTCGTCGCCGCATCGGGGGCCGCCGTGGCCGAGCTGCTGGCGGGACCGAACACGTGGCGCCGCTGGTGGCCGGACCTGGACTTGGAGGTCCGGGAGGACCGGGGTGAGAAGGGCATCCGCTGGTCGGTGGCCGGGGCGCTGACCGGGACCATGGAGGTGTGGCTGCAGCCCGCACTCGACGGCGTGATCCTGCACTATTTCCTGCACGCCGAACCGCGGCCCGCGCTGCCCGTTGGCAAGCTCGCCGCGGCCAACCGGGCACGCCGGGTCGCCGGCAAGAACATGTCGTTCGAACTGAAGTCCCGGCTGGAGGCGGGTCGTCCGGCGGGCGTCGCTCCCGCGCCGCTTTCTTGATCCACCAGCACCGACGCTGAAAGGAATCGCTGTCCGCATGGCCGACAGGACCCAGAGATCGATCGTCATCGAGGCCCCGTCGCAGCAGGTGATGTCCGTCATCGCCGATCTGGAGTCCTACCCGGAATGGGTCTCGGCGGCGAAATCGGTCGAGGTGCTGGAAGCGGGGCCGGACGGTCTGGCCAGGACCGCGCGATTCGTGCTGGACGCCGGGGTGGTCAAGGACACCTATGTCCTGTCCTACGACTGGCGCGCCGATCGCAAGGCGGTCAGTTGGCGGCTGCTCAGCGGTGAGCTGCAGAAGGCGCAGAACGGCACCTACGAGCTGATCGATCGGCCGGGCGGCGGCACCGAGGTCGTGTACACGCTGACCGTCGACCTGAACATCCCAATGATCGGCATGTTCAAGCGCAAGGCCGAGAAAGTGATCACCGACACCGCGCTGAAGGAACTGAAGAAACGGGTCGAAGGCTGACCGCGCACCAGACCCGGGTCGAACTGTTCATCGGCAAGGGTGGGGTAGGCAAGACCACGCTCGCGTGCGCCACCGCCATGGCCGAGGCTGGAGCGGGCCATCGCGTGCTGGTCGCCTCGCTCGACCAGGCGCACTCACTGGGCGACGCGCTCGGCTTCCGTTTCCCGCACGACCCGGGCACCGTGACCGGTATCGCCACCGTGCTGCCCGGACTGGACGTGATCGAGGTGGACTCCCTCGCGCTGCTCGAGGACCGGTTCCGCGACGTAGTCCGGATGATCTCGACCGGCCGCGGGCACGAGCACGGTATCGATCTCGCCGCGCTGAACCCGGCGGAGCTGACCGGATTGCCCGGCGTGCAGGAACTGCTGATGCTGGTGGAGATCGCCCAGTTCGCCGCCGAGGACGACTGGGATCTGATCGTCCTCGACTGCCCGCCGTCGGCGGACATGCTGCGCATCGTCACCGCGCCCGGCACCCTGCTCGGCTACGTCGAGCGGATGTGGCCACCGCATGCCAGGGCGATGAGCGCCACCGGCACCGACCTGCGCCGCGCCGTGCTCGCGGCCACGGTCGAGCGGATCGTCATGGCCGTCACGGAGGTTCGCGATCTGCTCGCCGACCACCGGCGCACCGGAGCGCGGCTGGTCACGGTGCCCGAGCGGGTCGCGGTGGCCGAATCGGAGCGGGTTCGTTCCGCCGCGGCGCTGCTTGGCCTGCGGCTGGACGCCGTACTGGTCAACAAGGTGCTGCCCGACCTCCCCCCGCCCACCGATCCGGCCGGAGCCGAACATCCGGCCGTGCAGTGGTATTCGCACCGGCGGGCCGAGCAATCGGAGGTCATCGCGGATTTGCGGAGCAAGATGCCGGGTATTCCGGTGGTGATCGCGCAGCACACCGGTCCCGAGCCGATCGGGCTGAATTCGCTGGCCGCGCTGTCACGGGCGATGGAGTCGGCGGGCGATACCGGCGACGCTGCGCTTATGCTGAGCGACAATCAGACGGAGGTCGACGCGAGTTCCGGCGAACCGCTGGTTCTCCGGGAATCCGGCACCGGATTGCAGTCGGTGTACGCGCTGCGCATGCACCTGCCGGTGGTCGACGCCGCCACGTTGCGCCTTGGCCGAGTGGAGGACGATTTGATCGTGGGAGCGGACGGGGTCCGGCGCCGGGTGCGCCTGGCGCCGGTATTGCGGCGGTGCACGGTCGACAGCGCCGAACTCGATGACGAGTTCCTGGTGATCCGCTTCCGGCCCGATCCGCGGGTCTGGGCGCACGCGTCCGAAAGTGACGGACATGACCGGTGATCCGCATTCGCCCGAGGGCGACGGGCCCGACGGCCGCACCGCGCCGGACGGCGTCGCCGAATTCGCCGAGGAATTGAAACTGCTGGCCGAGGCGGTGCTGGAACGGGTCGAGCCGGTGCTGCGCCGCGCCGCCGACGGTCAGGTCGAGTGGTCCAGCTGCAGCTGGTGTCCGGTGTGCGCCGCCGCGGCGCTCGTGCGCGGTGAGCACCACGACGTGCTGGCCGCGCTGGCCGATCACGGCACCGCGATCGTCACCGTGCTGCGCGAGGCGCTGGCGGGGGTGCCGGTCGAACCGGTGATGCCCACCGACGCCGACCCGGAAACCGGTGCGCCGCATCGCCACGGTCGACGCGAGGACGCCGAGGACGGCGAAGGCCCCGGTTACGTCGACATTCCCGTGACGATCAAGGTATGACGCAGCAGATGGCCGATACGCGACCGCTGACCGTCGGAATCGATGTCGGCGGCACCAACATCCGGGCGTCGGTGATCGACGACAGTGGCGAGGTGCTCGACACCGTCCAGGCTCCGACGCCGCATTCCGCGCGGGCGCTGGAGGACGCGCTGGACCATGCCGTGCGCGACCTGTCCGGCAGGCACCCTATCGGGGCGGTCGGCCTCGCGGTCGCCGGGTTCATCAGCGGTGATCGCTCCACGGTGCGCTTCGCCCCGCATCTGCCCTGGCAGGACGCGCCGGTCGCCCAGCGCCTCACCGAACGACTGGAACTGCCGGTGATCCTGGAGCACGACGCCAACGCGGCGATGTGGGCCGAATACCGGTTCGGCGCCGCCGCGGGCGGACACAACGTGGTCCTCATCGCGATCGGCACCGGCATCGGCGCCGCCCTGCTGATCGACGGCCAGCTGTATCGCGGCTCGCACGGCGTCGCGCCGGAACTCGGTCACCTGCAAGTGGTTCCGCAGGGTCGGGCCTGTCCGTGCGGCAAGCGTGGGTGCTGGGAGCGGTATTGCAGCGGAACCGCACTGGCCGAAACCGCGATCGAGATG
Encoded here:
- the trpD gene encoding anthranilate phosphoribosyltransferase; this translates as MSVRSWPQVLGILADGGDLAADDTAWAMNEIMSDNATPAQIAAFGVAMKIKGPTPAELTGLAAGMLDHARLVRIDGDAVDIVGTGGDRSGSVNISTMSSIVVAAAGIPVVKHGNRAASSKSGGADVLEALGVKLALGPEAVARCVREVGIGFCFAAVFHPALRYAGAARSQIGIPTVFNVLGPLTNPAQPRAGLVGCAFPELLPVMAGVFAERGASALVVRGNDGLDEITTSDTTEAWIVSGGRTRRTTIDPTRIGVPRVDLDALRGGDAEVNAGVARDVFAGRAGAVRDAVLLNSAAAIVTYDWSRGAGDPEADLHTALAAGIDRAAEAIDTGSAAALLERWAKLTQTLGEA
- a CDS encoding Lrp/AsnC ligand binding domain-containing protein, with the protein product MITAIVLIHADNGRIPETAQAVADTEGVAEVYSCAGDVDLIAIVRVRDHEQIAEVVTGRIDKTPGVVRTTTHIAFKSYSRAEVEAGFSLGE
- a CDS encoding DEDD exonuclease domain-containing protein, which translates into the protein MSDPAPRPAAAQQLAFDELDTPLYDTTFVVVDLETTGTSPGADGITEIGAVKVRGGEVLGEFATLVNPGRSIPPAVVHVTGITTAMVYAAPRIEAVLPGFLEFASGAVLVAHNARFDMAFLRAAAAQCDTAWPAAQVLCTVKLARRVLGRDEAPSVRLSSLARLLGAATQPTHRALEDARATVDVLHALIGRVGNQGVHSLTELLDYLPDVTPRQRSKRVLAADLPAGPGVYLFRGPSDEVLYIGTAVNLRRRVRNYFTGSETRGRMKEMVSLATRVDHVVCAHALEAGVRELRLLVAHTPPYNRRSKFPKRAWWLTLTDEPFPRFSVVREPTRDALGPFNSRNDAADLGLIIAEFTGLRTCTTRLSRRAVHECPPTLVGGCPAGSRGRVPDMAEYAPAPALVRALFAGRSDAPIRSMLDRIETHSRAQHFEAAARVRDRAARVVRALRRTQRLAAVARIAELVAAHPDDNGGWEFAVIRYGRLAGAGTAPRGVPPMPIVEQIVASAETVVPAGVFVEAHPAGETTLGHVHAEPTTEPLVTAGAEASHRTTAPHPPTADPTHAQRQENSTPAASARSTREMAPLSESSMLVGSRPDASDQAAAYLDDAPPLRGASPEEVALVARWLARPGVRIVRTTEGYREPIFGAARWLGWADLADAAVRAQPTEQAYLDRLG
- a CDS encoding C40 family peptidase; its protein translation is MTTNAVKRHAQRAVAAGAVGAATLGAFLLPAAPASAQPVTIPGVGTFEVPNELPVPPALPGVELPGPAPLPFAAPKSSGEVALDAALSKVGSPYVYGAAGPNSFDCSGLVQWSYRQAGVELPRTSGAQLAAGSPVSVDDLQPGDLVSFYGGGHSGLYAGDGNVVHAATSGTPVQVAPISSMPIAGARRF
- a CDS encoding C40 family peptidase; this encodes MGGGLAAGMLAAALYSGAPAGADPVALPATASEAVQRMIDLSRQSEQLNQQALGAEAELEAKLAVQRDADARLAASTDMVDRARDEVRRYQPVIDRTAIAAYQGARTNRLFAVLVSDSPQQLLDQMSTLDVVSAQTSEQLDRYDKATDAATAAESAARAAADAARSAAQKAEAVRIDLEHKRSDLGGAIAEVVHAWGALSAKDKSALAGSPFPPGFDRDTLLQGLVPGSGTSALAAGLTRVGDPYVWGATGPDKFDCSGLVQWAFKQVGKNVPRTSSQQAGYGTPVAQKDLQPGDVVFFYSDMSHVGIYAGNGLMLHASTFGVPVAVAPMGSTPFHSARRY
- a CDS encoding glycosyltransferase family 4 protein, whose protein sequence is MARTLLVTNDFPPRPGGIQSYLQALAGELPPDDLVVYAPRWRGDSHLKFDAEQKFQVVRHPTTLMLPTPLVLRRATRLLRSENCDTVWFGAAAPLALMSPALRRAGAERILASTHGHEVGWSMVPGARQALRAIGEHTDVVTYVSRYTRRRFASAFGANAAMEYLPPGVDTDVFRPDPAARAELRERYGLGDRPTVLCLSRLVPRKGQDALILAMREIRERVEGAVLVIAGGGPFADKLRALAVAAGVDDDVVFTGRVPSGELAAHHTLADVFAMPCRTRGAGLDVEGLGIVYLEASASGVPVVAGNSGGAPETVIEGETGRVVDGRSVRQIADAVVEILSDRDAAARMGAAGRAFVEQQWRWDNLGARLRQLLR
- a CDS encoding polyketide cyclase / dehydrase and lipid transport — protein: MSSIQVADQTFVAASGAAVAELLAGPNTWRRWWPDLDLEVREDRGEKGIRWSVAGALTGTMEVWLQPALDGVILHYFLHAEPRPALPVGKLAAANRARRVAGKNMSFELKSRLEAGRPAGVAPAPLS
- a CDS encoding SRPBCC family protein produces the protein MADRTQRSIVIEAPSQQVMSVIADLESYPEWVSAAKSVEVLEAGPDGLARTARFVLDAGVVKDTYVLSYDWRADRKAVSWRLLSGELQKAQNGTYELIDRPGGGTEVVYTLTVDLNIPMIGMFKRKAEKVITDTALKELKKRVEG
- a CDS encoding ArsA family ATPase, whose translation is MFIGKGGVGKTTLACATAMAEAGAGHRVLVASLDQAHSLGDALGFRFPHDPGTVTGIATVLPGLDVIEVDSLALLEDRFRDVVRMISTGRGHEHGIDLAALNPAELTGLPGVQELLMLVEIAQFAAEDDWDLIVLDCPPSADMLRIVTAPGTLLGYVERMWPPHARAMSATGTDLRRAVLAATVERIVMAVTEVRDLLADHRRTGARLVTVPERVAVAESERVRSAAALLGLRLDAVLVNKVLPDLPPPTDPAGAEHPAVQWYSHRRAEQSEVIADLRSKMPGIPVVIAQHTGPEPIGLNSLAALSRAMESAGDTGDAALMLSDNQTEVDASSGEPLVLRESGTGLQSVYALRMHLPVVDAATLRLGRVEDDLIVGADGVRRRVRLAPVLRRCTVDSAELDDEFLVIRFRPDPRVWAHASESDGHDR
- a CDS encoding ROK family protein, whose product is MTQQMADTRPLTVGIDVGGTNIRASVIDDSGEVLDTVQAPTPHSARALEDALDHAVRDLSGRHPIGAVGLAVAGFISGDRSTVRFAPHLPWQDAPVAQRLTERLELPVILEHDANAAMWAEYRFGAAAGGHNVVLIAIGTGIGAALLIDGQLYRGSHGVAPELGHLQVVPQGRACPCGKRGCWERYCSGTALAETAIEMLASDPVRSVLARDVARDPGSLTGRRVAGAAQDGDPLAARVMADFARWLGLGLAFVSDIFDPDLVVIAGGVSSSAPLFLDEAREEYARAITGAGHRPLARIRTTQLGEAAGMIGAADLARAALPTEAHKPARIARTHR